CTCGGGCTGGACGCCGCCGCCCACGCTCCCGGAGGAGCCCGCAGCCCCGGCCCAGCCGCCGCAGCAGGTCTCGTCGTTCTTCCGCCCGCAGGGTCCTGCGGCGACAGCCCCCGCGTCGTGGACGCCGCCCGAGTGGTCGGGTCGCGGTCCTGCGGCCCCGGCTGCCGGCCAGCCGCCCGCTCCGCGCTCGGCGCCCCCGTCGGCCGCTCCACGGATCGGCGCGCTGGACGACGAGGTCGCCGCGATGCTGGCGCTGCGGTCCGACATCCAGGAGCAGGCGCTCTCCGAGCTCAGCCAGCTCTCTGCCTACCGCCCCAGTGCGGTCAACGGCTCGACCGGTTCCGCCTCGCTCACCAAGCGGGTGCCGGTCGCGATTCCCGAGTCACCGCCCCTGGTGACCCAGGAGGCCACCGGGGCCACCGGGCGCGACGCCGACCAGCTGCGCACGCGGCTGTCGAGCTTCCAGTCCGGGACGTCTCGCGGGCGTCGGGCGGCGGAGGCGCCGATCGACTCCCCGAACCGTCACGAATCCGATCCCCTGGTCGAACAAGACCAGAACAACCCGTCGTCCCCGACATGGTGACGTATCAGCACGCAGTCAACCCCGGCTGCCACCGCAAGGAGGAAGTGTGACAGCGCTCAGCACCGAGGCAGCCAACTTCGGCTGGCTCCTGGACAACTTCGTCCGGACCGTGCCCGGGACCCGGCATACGCTGGTCGTTTCCGCCGACGGTCTCCTCATGGCCATGTCCGAACAGCTCGACCGGACCAGCGGCGACCAGCTCTCCGCGATCGTCTCCGGCATGTCGAGCCTGACCCGAGGCGCCTCACGGCAGCTGCGCGCAGGCGAGGTCCGGCAGGCCATCGTCGAGATGGACAACCTGTTCCTCTTCCTGATGAGCGTCTCGAACGGGTCGGTCCTCGCGGTCGTCGCCGAGGCGAGCTGCGACGTCGGCCTCATCGGCTACGAGATGGCGATGCTCGTCTCGCGGACCGAGGCGACGCTGACCCCGCAGCTCATCAGCGAGATGCGTGGCCAGCTGCCCGTCGATGGCGCCACCCGGGCGCCGGTGGCGTGATCTGACCATGAGCGACCACGTGGAGTACGAAGCCCGAACGGTCCGGCCCTACGCCGTGACCGGCGGGCGCGTGCGCTCGGCGCGATCCGACCTGCCTCTCGAGGCACTCGTCGAGGTCATGCCGGGCGCGGTCACGAGCCAAGGACTGCCCCCTGAGAAGAGGGCCATCCTTCAGCACGCAGCGCACACATACATCTCCGTCGCCGAGCTCTCGGCCCTGCTGCACCTGCCGCTCGGCGTGGTGCGGATCCTGGTGGCTGACCTGGCCGACGCGAAGTTCATCCGTGTGCACACGTCCACACCGGTAGAGGTCCACACCGGTCAGTCCCCCGCCCTTTCCCTGAGCGTGCTGGAGAGTGTTCTCAATGGCATTTCCGCCCTCTGACGCCGCTGTGGCCACGACGGCCGCTCCGGGCAACGTCGCTCCCACTGTTGTCAAGATCGTCGTCGCCGGCGGGTTCGCCGTCGGCAAGACGACCTTCATCGGGTCCATCTCCGACATCGAGCCGCTGAACACCGAGGCGGCCATGACGGAGCACTCGGTCGGCGTCGACGACGCTGGCGGGGTCTCGGACCGCAAGACCACCACCACGGTGGCGATGGACTTCGGTCGCATCGCGCTGCCGGGGTCGCTGTGGCTCTACCTGTTCGGCACGCCTGGCCAGGACCGCTTCCTCTTCATGTGGGACGACCTGGTGCGCGGTGCGATCGGCGCGGTCGTCCTGGTGGACACCGACCGGCTCGACCAGTGCTTCCCGGCTGTCGACTACTTCGAGAGCCGCGGCATCCCGTTCGTCGTGGGGGTCAACTGCTTCGACGGCGTCGCCAAGCACCAGCTGGACGACGTCCGCGAGGCACTCGCCATCCCGCCGCACGTGCCCGTGCTCTACACCGACGCCCGTTCGCGGGCGGCCACGAAGCACGCGCTCATCGCTCTCGTGCAGCTCGCGATGGAGCGGCTGCGAGGCGCCTGACGCACCGCCTCGCCTCCGGCCGGCCCACCCTCGCGGTGGCCGGCCGGAGTCATGCCCGGCCACGTGCGCTGCCTGCTGTCCGGGCTGCCGCACCGGGTGTCGGGGGCGGGCTGCCCATGACCTCCAGGTCCTCTGGTTAGGGTGGCGGCGTGCGGGTCTACGTCGACGGATCGGCGCTCACCCGGTACCTCGACATGGTGCGCGGGTCGGCGCAGTGGCGCGCCTGGGCGACCCCTCGGGAGGCCGATCTGCGCGTGAGCGCGATCTCTCGTGCCGAGTTGCGGATCGCCACCCTGCACGCCACGTCCGCGCAACGAGTCCGTGCCCGTGACGACCTCGACCGGATCGAGGTGCTGCGCATCAGCGACCAGGCCCTCGCCTGGGCCACGAACGTGACGGGTGTGCTCAGCCCGTTCGCCGCGGCCCACCTGGGCATGGCGATGACCCATCGGGATGTGACGGCCGTCGCGACCTATCACGGGCGGCTCGCGCGACTGGCCGCGCTGCACGGGCTCCGCGTGGTGTCCCCGGGCCTGCCCGACGGCTGGTGGGAGCAGCACGCGCCGGCCACGCTGCCCTCGCCCCGTGTCCCGGTGGGCGACCCCGCGCCATCCCGCACCGGCTGACGTGCCAGAATGTCGGCGCACCAGGAGGGCTGGCTGAGCGGCCGAAAGCGACGGTCTTGAAAACCGTTGGGGCGGGACAACCCCGTCCTCGTGGGTTCGAATCCCACGCCCTCCGCGTACGACGAGCACCTCGGGGTCGGCGAGCAGCGCGACGGAGAGTCCGAGGTACAGCGTCGCTGCGGCTGTCCGAGCGCTCGCGCCCAGGTCCGCAGGTCCTGGGCGACGGTCGCGTTGGGGAGCGACCCGATGCCTTCCATGCTCACGCCGACCCGGCGCGCCGCAGGCCGGTCACCAGGCCTGCCCTGACCTTGAACGTCACGTCCTCGACGGCGACGCCCTCGCCTTGCCGCTTGGTCATCGCTTCGCGCACTTTCGCAGGCGCGCTGAGGTCGACGCGGGTCGCCGTGCGTGGGGCGCGGCCCGCGGTTCGACCGGCGTGGCGCCCACCCCTCACCCGGCCGATCGTGTGGGCGCCCCATGGCATCCTCACCCGAGTGAGCACCAACCCTCAGACCTCCCTGACCGCAGACGCCCGGACCAGCCCACTGCACACCGTCACGCGAGGCGAGGGCGCCCCTGTGCTGCTGGTCCATGGGTTCGGCGTGGACCACCGGCTCCTCACGAGCCTCGACGGGACCTTCGCGGAGGCGGGGCGCAGGCGCGTGTACGTGGACCTACCGGGCATGGGGCTGAGCCCGGCCGGGCCGGAGATCACCGGTAGCGATGCCGTGGTGGACGCGGTGGCCGGCGCCGCGCAACGCGCGTTCGGAGATGAGCCCTTCGCGCTCGTGGGCTCGTCCTTCGGGGGCATGGTGGCGCGGGCCCTGGCCCATCGGCTCCGGGAGCAGGTGACCGGGCTGGCGTTGCTCGCGCCGCTCGTCGTGGCCGGCGCCGGCAGGTCGGGTCTGCCGCTCAAGACCACGCTCGTCGAGGACCCGGACCTGCTGGCGAGCCTCGATCCTGAGGACGCCGCCGACTACGCGGAGATGGCCGTCATCCAGTCCCCAGAGGGCTGGGCGAGGTTCTGGGCGCACGCCCTGCCGGGCATCCGCCGTGCGGACCAGGCGGCAATGGATCGCATCCGGGCCGGTTACGAGCTGACGGCGGAGCCCGAGCAGGGGGCGGCTCCCTGGACGCGCCCGACGTTGATCGTCTCCGGGCGCCAGGACCACGTGGTCGGGTACGCCGATGTGGTCGGCATCCTCGAGCACTACCCGCGAGCGACGTGGGTGGTGCTCGACGAGGCCGGCCACAACGTCCACCTCGACCAGCCGGAGCTCGTCGCAGCGCTGCTCGCCGAGTGGCTCGAGCGTGTCGGGCGGTGACGCCGCCGTGCCCGGGGTCAGTGCATGATGGTGGTCTGCTGGTACAGGGCGAGACGGGGCTGCCCGTCGAGCATCCGGTAGACGCTCGCCATCAGGGCGACGAAGGGCTCGGCCTCGCCCTCGCGGTGGGCGCTGGCGCGGTAGACGAGGCCGGCTGACCCGCAGCCGAGCGCCACGAGCTGCGGGTCGGTGATCTCGTAGGAGCTCCACGGAGGCGCGTCGTCGAGGGTGGCGGCGATCGCGTCACGGTCGAGCACCATGCCGTTCACCAGCACCATGAGGGCGTCCGGCGTCATCAGCTCGCGGTAGAACGAGCCGCCGCGCGACTCGCACAGCGAGTCCCATCCGTGGCGTTCCAGCTCGAGGAGCTCTGCGAGGTCCGGGCCGTCCATGGTCCGAGGCTAGGCCCCCGATCCGTCGTCCGCGCGGTCCTGGCCACGCGCAGCGGGCGGGCCGGACGTCCCTGCAGGCGGAGGTCAAACCCCATCACAATGGTGCCCGTGCCCCTGGAACCGAATGACGACGAGCTCGAGCTGATCCGGCAATCCGGTGCGGCGCTCCGCGTGGGCCGGCTCAGCCTCGCCTCCGGCACCGGCAGCTACCGCGTGAAGGCCTCGATGTCCCGGGTCGCCCGCGCCCTGGGCGTCGACCGGCACGAGGCGCATGTGACGCTCACCGAGATCACGACCACCTCGCACCGCGGCCGCAGCTTCCGCACCGAGGTCGCCGAGGTGCGGTCCATCGGCATCAACGCCGACCGCCTCTCCGCGCTCGAGCAGATGGTCTCCCGCCTGGACGACGCGTACCGCACCACAGGCCAGATCGCGTCGGTGGACGACGTCAACCGGCAGCTCGACCAGATCGCCGCACGACGGCCGCTGTACCCGGCGCTGCTCAACGCGCTGTGGTCGTCGATCGCCTGTGCGGCGTTCGCCTTCCTCAACAACGGCGGCGTGATCGAGCTGTGCGGGGTGTTCCTCGGCGCGGGCCTGGGGCAGCTCGCCCGACGCGCGATGCTGCACCGCGGCTACAACCAGTTCGGCGTGACGATGATCGCGGCTGCCGTGGCCTGCTTTGTGTACCTGGGGTTCGTCCTCACGCTCTCGACGCTCGGCCTGACCGATTCGCAGCACCAGGCCGGGTACGTGTCAGCGGTCCTGTTCCTCATCCCCGGGTTCGCGCTGGTCACCGGCGCGCTCGACCTCGCCAAGCTGGACTTCTCCGCGGGGGTGGCCCGGCTCGTCTACGCGATGATGCTGCTCACCTCGGCGGCGCTCGCCGTGTGGGGCGTCTCGGCAGCGCTGGGCGTGACGCCCGACCCGGTCAGCCCGATCGACGTGGCGCCGTGGGTGCTGCTGGTGCTGCGGCTGCTGGCGAGCTTCTTCGGCGTGCTGGGCTTCGCGCTCATGTTCAACAGCCCGTGGCGGATGGCCGTGGGCGCCGCGAGCGTGGGGATGGTCGCGAACGTCGTGCGCATCGAGCTGGTCGACGCGGGCTTCGTGGCGCAGGGCGCCGCAGCCGTGGCGGCCCTGCTGGTGGGGATCCTGGCCGCGTGGGTGGCGCCGCGCATGCGGGTCCCGAGGATCACGATCTCGGTGCCGGCCGTCGTCATCATGGTGCCCGGCGTGACGGCGTACCGGGCGGTCTTCTACCTATCCAACGGCGACACCACGCAGGCCCTCGCGTACGGCTTCCAGGCGGCGTTGGTGGTCACCGCGATCGCCATCGGCCTCGCAGTCGCACGGATGCTGACCGACAAGGCGTGGGCGTTCGAGCGCTGATCAGCAGCCACTTTGCAGCGTGACGACCCGGCCAGGTACCCTGTGCGAGCCTGGAGACGTCGCATAGCCAGGTCTAGTGCGCGACCCTGCTAAGGTCGTGAAGGGGCAACCCTTCCGTGGGTTCAAATCCCACCGTCTCCGCCAGATTTCGCACGTAGCAGTGCACGCGAGAACCCCCGATGAGCAGCAATTCGTCGGGGGTTCTCTCGCGTCTGAAGGAGGTCGTTCGTGGCGCGCGCCCATTGCGCCAGGGAGCCGCTACGTTGACGACATGGCTCCTCGCATCCTCATGATCGGCGGCACCGGGCTCATCAGCTCGGCTTCGACCCGGCTCGCCGTCGAGCGCGGCCTCGACGTCACCGTGCTGAACCGGGGGACGAGCGCGACGCGACCGCTCCCCGACGGCGCCGAGCTCGTGCAAGCAGACATCCGCGACCCGGAGTCGGTGCGAGCGGCCCTCGGCGACCGCGAGTTCGACGCCGTCGTCGACTGGGTGGCGTTCACACCGGAGCACGTCGCCACCGACGTCGAGCTGTTCACCGGCCGCACCGGGCAGTACGTCTTCATCAGCTCGGCGTCCGCGTACCAGACGCCGCCCGAGCGGCTCCCTGTCACGGAGTCGACGCCCCTGCGCAACCCGTACTGGCAGTACTCGCGGGACAAGATCGCGTGCGAGGACCTGCTGGTCAGGGCCTACCGGGACACGGGCTTCCCCGTCACCATCGTGCGGCCGTCGCACACCTACGACCGCACCTCGGTGCCGCTCGACGGCGGCTGGACGTCGGTCGAGCGGATGCGCCAGGGCAAGGAGGTCGTCGTCCACGGAGACGGCGCCTCGCTGTGGACGCTCACCCACCACGAGGACTTCGCCCGCGGGCTCGTGCCGCTGCTCGGTGATCCCCGCGTCCTCGGCGACGCGTTCCACATCACCTCCGACGACGTGCTCACCTGGGACCAGATCGTCCGGGCGCTCGGCGCTGCTGCAGGAGTGGAGCCCCGCATCGTGCACGTCCCGTCGGACGTCATCGCCGCCGCGGATCCCGAGTGGGGCGCCGGCCTGCTCGGCGACAAGGCGCACTCGATGGTCTTCGACACCACGAAGGTGCGCCGCGTCGTCCCCGAGTTCACCACGACCATCAGGTTCGAGCAGGGCGCCCGCGAGATCGTCGCCTGGCATGACGCTGACCCCGCGCGCCGCACGGTGGACGCGCGGATGGACGCGCTGATGGACGACCTGGTGGAGCGGTTCCGCGCATGAGGCCCAAGGGCGGCTCGGGGGAGCCTGGCCCCACCACGGCGCCACGGCGCGCGCGGGTGGTTGTGCCGCTCATCCTGCTCGCCCTCGTGGCGGTGGCCCTGTCACGGACCGACGCGATGGCGCACCTGGCAGCGGTCCTGTGGATCGCCAGCGGGGTGCTGATGCTCATCGGCGCGGTGGTCGCGACAAGGGGCACGAGCCTCAGGCGCTGACGCCGGCCCGCTGACGAGTGACCGGTCAGCGGGCGACGAAGTCGCGGATGGCGGTGGCGATGGCCCGGGGAGCCTCCTCGGCCATGAAGTCGAGGTCATGGGCCGCGCCCTGGCGGCACTGCTCCCGGCCGAGGGCGAGGAGGCGGCCGCCGGCAGCGGGGTGCTCACCCTCGGTCCGGTCCGGGGGTTCACCCGCGCACTCGAGGCCGCCCTCGCCGACTGACAGCAGGGCGGCCTCGATCGCGCTCAGAGTTCAGCGCCAGCTACGCGCGTGCGCCCTTGCGTCCCGTGAGGGCGCCGTAGATGAGCAGCACGATGATCGAGCCGCCGATGGCCAGCAGCCACGTGCGCAGCGAGAAGAAGTCCTCGAGCGGGGCATCCAGGAGGATGCTGCCGAGCCAACCGCCGAGCAGCGCGCCGATGACGCCGACGACGAGGGTGGCGATCCACCCACCCGCTTGCTTACCCGGCAGGATGGCCTTGGCGATGGCCCCCGCGAGCAGTCCGAGCAGCAGGAACGCTAAGAAACCCATGTCGACCTCCAGATGGTTCGTATGCCGTTGACCGTCCCATGCCGATGACGGCGCCGCATCCGGAGGCCGCGGTCGGCGGGGCCGCTCATCGCCCGACGGGAAGCTCTGTGTGGCAGCCGTCACCGCCGGGACGGGGAACTCGGTTTGGGTCCGGGGCGTCGGGGCGGTATTGTCATCGTCGGCCCGCAAGGGCCACGCGCCCGTAGCTCAATGGATAGAGCATCTGACTACGGATCAGAAGGTTGGGGGTTCGAGTCCCTTCGGGCGCACAGCAGACGAAGGCCCAGCACCGGTGGTGCTGGGCCTTCGTCGTTGGCGTGTGGACAGGTGTCAGGGCATCACAGGGTCCACTGCTGGTTGGCGCCCCCGTGGCAGTTCCACAGGTTCACGCGCTGCCCGTCGTAGACCGGTGTGCCGCCGACAGCGTCGAGGCAGCGGCCCGACTGCGGGTTCCGCAGTGCGCGTGTCGCCGAGTCGTACGTCCACTTCTGGGCGCCCGTGCCGTTGCACGTCCACAGCTGCACGACGGTCCCGTTCTCCGTCCCGCCGCCCTGCACGTCCAGGCACTTGCCGAGCGCCCGGATCGTGCCGTCCGACCCTCGAGTCCACTGCTGGGCGGCGTTGCCGTTGCAGCCGACCACCTGGATCGGGTTCCCGTCATGCGTCTGCGCCCAGGGCACGTCGAGGCACAGCGAGTTCGCGACGCGGAGGGTGCCGGTGCCCGTCGGGAGCGTGCCGCCCCCGCCCCCGCCGCCTCCGCCGGACCCGGAGCCGTTGTCGTAGACGCGGACGTAGTCGACCTTCATCTGCTGGGGGAACTGCGTGGTGCCGTCGGGGTAGCCGGGCCACTCGCCGCCGACGGCGACGTTGAGGATGAGGAAGTAGGGCTTATCGAACACCCAGGCGTTGGCGCCCACGCTCGCCCTGGTGACCTGGTGGAAGACGGCGCCGTCGACCGACCAGGTGATGGAGCCGGGCTTCCAGTCCACGGCGAACGTGTGGAAGTCATCCGCGAACGACCAGTTCTGCGGGTGCTGGTAGGCGCCCGTGATGCCGGCCCCGCCCGAGTAGCCAGGGCCGTGCACCGTGCCGTAGGTGCGGTGCGGCTCCTTGCCGACGTTCTCCATGATGTCGATCTCGCCCGAGGAGGGCCACGGTGTCTGGGGGAAGTCCCCGCCGAGCATCCAGAACGCCGGCCAGATGCCCTGGCCGCGCGGGATCTGGATGCGCGCCTCGACGCGGCCGTACGCGAGCTCGACCTTGTTGTTGGTCTGCAGCCGCGCTGACGTGTACGACCCGTCGGCCTCGCGCCGGGCGGTGATGACGAGGTTGCCCTGCCCGTCGAGCGCGGAGTTGTTGCGGGACGTCGTGTAGTTTTGCAGCTCGGCGTTGCCCCAGCCGCCGGCGCCGGTGTCGTAGTTCCAGACGGACGGGTCGGGCGCGCTGCCGGCGGAGCCGTCGAACTCCTGGGACCACACGACGTCTCCGATCGCTGCCTCGGCAGGGCTGGCCGTCGATGCCACCAGGCCGGCAGCGACGAGGGTGGCGACTCCGAGCGCGGCGGTGAGCCCGCGGGCTCGGTGGGTGGTGGTGGTGCGGGGGTGCGGGGGGTGCATCTGTGCCTCCTGGATAGTCGGCGATCGGACGGGACCGGAATTGGCGCCGCCCGAGGGCACGTGTCGCGACGCTGCGCACGTGGGGGGCGACTAGTCCGTCCGAGGCCGACAGTAACGGCGACACTTGCCGACCGGCAGGTGCCCGGGAATGGAAACCGTTGTCGGATTTCGACCGAGTTGTCAATGAGCTCGCTCGATTGCCCGGGCGTCGGCCGCTGACGTGCATCACGGGAGTTCTTCTGCGGACCTCCGCACCGGAGTTCTGCAGAGTGACGCGACAAGCGTCTGCAAAGTGTTGTCTGACCAGTCTGCAAAGTGCAGCGTCGCAACCCTGCAGAGTGTCATCGAGGGTGGGACTCCCGCCGCGACCCGCAGCAGGCCGCTACCGCACGAGCAGGATCCGGGGGAGGGCTGCGGTGGCGGTGTAGTTCTGGTCGCCGCTGTAGAGCACGACGACCAGCGAGGTGCGCGTCCGGTCGGGCAGCCGCAGGGTGGCGGCGCCGTCGGGGCCGAGCGTGGCGGTGACGGTGGGGCCACCGACCACCCAGGCGCTCACGGTCCCGGTCGGCGTGACCCCATCGACGCCCTTGACCTGCGCCTGGACGACCTTGGGGTCATCACGTCTGACCGACCAGTCCGTGCCCGCCGTGGAGAGCGACGGGATGCCGCGCGTGACGACGTAGCGGGCCGGGCCGGACGTCGACGGCGCCACGTCGGCCGTGCCGCGGTAGGCGGCGACGACCTCGTGCGTGCCCGCGGGCAGGCTGTCGGGAAGGTCGATGCGGGCCTGCGCGCGGTTCGGCCCGGTGGCCACGAGCTCGCCGCTCGCGACGACCTCGCCGCCGACCAGCAGGTCGACCGTGCCGGTGGGGGCGGCGCCCTCGGCGCGTACCGTGACCGTCGCGGTGGCGCCGTGGCCGAGCGGCGCCCGCTCGCGTGAGAGGCGCAGCGTGGTCGTCGACTCGGCAGGCTCGGGCAGGTCGATGCCCGCCGCGGCGGCCAGCAGCGTGGCGGCCTCACCCGCACGGCCCGACATGAGCGCGTGCTCGGCGTCAGCGGTGAGCCGCACGGCGTCGTCGGCGGCCGTGCCCGCGATGACCGCGGCCTGGGCCACGTCGCGCAGCACCGACACGACGAGGTCGGCCTCGGGAGTCCACTCGCCGTCGAACGTCCCGGCCGCCGTGACGAGCAGGCGGACGGCCTGCGTCGTCGACTGCGGCGCCCCGGCGAGCGTGTCGCCGTCCCACACGTCGGCGTCGAGCACGGCCTGCACCGCGTCCCGCTGGGCGCCGGGCTCGAGCGACTCGACCACGTCGGCCAGGCGGGCGCGCTGCGCGTCGGTGCGCAGGCCCCAGCCGTAGGCGTACGCGGGCGCGTACGTCGCGTCGCCCACGTTCACCGGGACGCCGTCGGCGGTGGCCGGCCACGAGATGGGCAGGCGGCCGGTGAATGGCACGTCGCCGAACAGCACGTCCGCGACCCCCGCGCCCTCCGAGCCGGGCAGCCACGAGGCGACGAGCGCGTCGATCGCGTCGAGCCGGTCCGTGACCAGCTGCGGCCGGCCCGCCACCACGAGCACGACGCATTCCATCGCGTCGCACACCGCGTCGATCGCGGCCCGGTCCGCCGCGGGCAGCTCGAGGCTGCGGCCGTTGTTGCCCACGTCCCCGATGCCCTCGGCGTACGGGGGCTCCCCGACCACGACCACGCCGACGTCCGCGCCGTCCATGGGCGCCGACGCGTCGGCCGAGTAGGTGACCTCGGCGCCCGGGGCAGCGGCGCGGATGCCCTCGAGGATCGACGTCCCGGGAGTGATGTCGCCCGAGCCGCCCTGCCAGGAGATCGTCCAACCGCCCATCTGGTGGCCCAGGTCGTCGGCGTTGGACCCCGCGACGTAGAGGTGCTGGTCACGGCCCAACGGCAGCACGTCGTCGTCCTTGAGGAGCACCTGCGAGGCGGCCGCGGCCTCGCGGGCCACAGCGCGGTGCTCGGCCGAGCCGACGGCGTCCGCGTGGGTGCGATCCGCGAGCGGCTGCTCGAACAGGCCCAGGTGCATCTTGGCGGTGAGGATGCGGCTCACCGCGTCGTCGACCCGCGCCTGGGACACGGCCCCGGACTCGACGTTCTGTGTGAGGGACGTGAGGAACGCGCCGAAGTTGTACGGCGCCATCGCCATGTCGAGGCCCGAGTTGACGCTCCGCGCCACCTTCTCGGTGTACGTGCCGCCCGGCAGCTTGTCGATGCCCTCCCAGTCGCTCACCAGGAACCCATCGAACCCGAGGTCACCCTTGAGCACCTCGGTGTTGAGCTGGGTGTGCTCGTGCATGCGTAACGGCCCGGCCCCGAGGTCCACCGCCGAGTAGGACGGCATGATCGAGCCGACGCCCGCCTCGATCGCGGGGACGTACGGGTCGCCGTGCACCCGCATCAGCTCGGCGAGCGAGCCCGCGTAGGTGATGCCCTGGTCGATCGGGTAGCCGGAGCCCGCGAGCGACGGCTCGTAGCGCGTGCCACCGTCACCGAGCCAGTGCTTGGCCGTCGCCAGCACCCGCCCGGGCCCGGACACGTCCGTTGGGTCGGGGCCCTGCAGCCCGATCACGGCGTCGTCGGCGAGCACCGACACGAGCGCCGGGTCCTCGCTGAACGCCTCGTAGCTGCGGCCCCACCGCTCGTCGCGCGTGACGCACAGGCACGGCGCGAACGTCCACGGCACGCCCGTCGCGCGGGTCTCGACAGCCGTCGCCTCGCCCACCCGCCGCACCAGGTCGGGGTCGCGCGCGGCGCCCAGGCCGCTGTTGTGCGGGAAGATCGTCGCCCCCACCACGTTGTTGTGGCCGTGCACGGCGTCGACGCCGTAGATGAGCGGGACCTGCAGACGCGTCGAGAGGGCCTGGCGCTGGAACCCGTCGACCATGTCGGCCCAGCCGGTCGCGGTGTTGTCCTGCGGCACGGAGCCCCCGCCGGAGAGCACCGACCCGAGCCCGAGCTCGGCGATCTGCGCGGGGGACTGCAGCCCCAGGCGCTCGGCCTGCGCCATCTGGCCGACCTTCTCCGCGAGCGTCATCCGCCCCAGCAGGTCCGCGACGCGCTCGTCCACGGGCGCCGTGCTGTCGAGGTACAGCGCCCCGACGGCGTTGAGCACCACCCGCGCCGACGTGGCGGCGAGGCCGTCCGCCGTGAGGGCCAGCGTGAACGACCGGGCGTCGTCCTCATCGGCCGTCGCGGCGGTGGCCACCTCGATGGTCTGCTCGGCGCCCGAGGCCGTGCCCGCGTCGAAGGTCAGCGTTCCGCTCGCGGCGGTGTAGTGGGTCCCGGCCGCGGCCGTGCCCGGCTGGTCGGTGAACGCGACCGTCACGGGCTCGGTCAGCGGCTCGCCGTCGGTCGTGGTCACGCGGACCCTGACCTGGGCGGTCTCGCCCGGGTCCACCAGGACGACGTCGTCCACGGGGGCGACCGTCACCGTCGGGGCCGGCGTCGCGGAGCCGAACAGCTCGACGTCGTCGACGGCGAAGCGCACCGGCTGCGCGGTGCCGGGCACCATCGTCAGGGCGTACCCCCACGCGGAGGTGAGGTCGAGGGTCCCGTTGCGGGTGGCGGCGTCGCCGGGCTGGTACCCGCCGAGCCGGAAGTCCGCGAACGGGATCTCGACCACGCGCCACCGGCTGCCCTCGGGCGACCAGGTGTCCTTGAACGTCGCGGCCCACAGCTCGGAGTGCTCGCCGTCAGGGCCGCCGTCCTTGAGCTCGACCTTGATGTCCGCGCCCGCCGTCGGGGAGGCGGGACGGGTGTCCTGCGAGGCGTACCAGAGCAGGCGGATGCCGTGGTA
The sequence above is a segment of the Cellulomonas chengniuliangii genome. Coding sequences within it:
- a CDS encoding nuclear transport factor 2 family protein — encoded protein: MDGPDLAELLELERHGWDSLCESRGGSFYRELMTPDALMVLVNGMVLDRDAIAATLDDAPPWSSYEITDPQLVALGCGSAGLVYRASAHREGEAEPFVALMASVYRMLDGQPRLALYQQTTIMH
- a CDS encoding SDR family oxidoreductase, whose translation is MAPRILMIGGTGLISSASTRLAVERGLDVTVLNRGTSATRPLPDGAELVQADIRDPESVRAALGDREFDAVVDWVAFTPEHVATDVELFTGRTGQYVFISSASAYQTPPERLPVTESTPLRNPYWQYSRDKIACEDLLVRAYRDTGFPVTIVRPSHTYDRTSVPLDGGWTSVERMRQGKEVVVHGDGASLWTLTHHEDFARGLVPLLGDPRVLGDAFHITSDDVLTWDQIVRALGAAAGVEPRIVHVPSDVIAAADPEWGAGLLGDKAHSMVFDTTKVRRVVPEFTTTIRFEQGAREIVAWHDADPARRTVDARMDALMDDLVERFRA
- a CDS encoding threonine/serine ThrE exporter family protein, which gives rise to MVPVPLEPNDDELELIRQSGAALRVGRLSLASGTGSYRVKASMSRVARALGVDRHEAHVTLTEITTTSHRGRSFRTEVAEVRSIGINADRLSALEQMVSRLDDAYRTTGQIASVDDVNRQLDQIAARRPLYPALLNALWSSIACAAFAFLNNGGVIELCGVFLGAGLGQLARRAMLHRGYNQFGVTMIAAAVACFVYLGFVLTLSTLGLTDSQHQAGYVSAVLFLIPGFALVTGALDLAKLDFSAGVARLVYAMMLLTSAALAVWGVSAALGVTPDPVSPIDVAPWVLLVLRLLASFFGVLGFALMFNSPWRMAVGAASVGMVANVVRIELVDAGFVAQGAAAVAALLVGILAAWVAPRMRVPRITISVPAVVIMVPGVTAYRAVFYLSNGDTTQALAYGFQAALVVTAIAIGLAVARMLTDKAWAFER
- a CDS encoding PIN domain-containing protein; its protein translation is MRVYVDGSALTRYLDMVRGSAQWRAWATPREADLRVSAISRAELRIATLHATSAQRVRARDDLDRIEVLRISDQALAWATNVTGVLSPFAAAHLGMAMTHRDVTAVATYHGRLARLAALHGLRVVSPGLPDGWWEQHAPATLPSPRVPVGDPAPSRTG
- a CDS encoding GlsB/YeaQ/YmgE family stress response membrane protein encodes the protein MGFLAFLLLGLLAGAIAKAILPGKQAGGWIATLVVGVIGALLGGWLGSILLDAPLEDFFSLRTWLLAIGGSIIVLLIYGALTGRKGARA
- a CDS encoding roadblock/LC7 domain-containing protein, which encodes MTALSTEAANFGWLLDNFVRTVPGTRHTLVVSADGLLMAMSEQLDRTSGDQLSAIVSGMSSLTRGASRQLRAGEVRQAIVEMDNLFLFLMSVSNGSVLAVVAEASCDVGLIGYEMAMLVSRTEATLTPQLISEMRGQLPVDGATRAPVA
- a CDS encoding GTP-binding protein, which gives rise to MAFPPSDAAVATTAAPGNVAPTVVKIVVAGGFAVGKTTFIGSISDIEPLNTEAAMTEHSVGVDDAGGVSDRKTTTTVAMDFGRIALPGSLWLYLFGTPGQDRFLFMWDDLVRGAIGAVVLVDTDRLDQCFPAVDYFESRGIPFVVGVNCFDGVAKHQLDDVREALAIPPHVPVLYTDARSRAATKHALIALVQLAMERLRGA
- a CDS encoding DUF742 domain-containing protein; its protein translation is MSDHVEYEARTVRPYAVTGGRVRSARSDLPLEALVEVMPGAVTSQGLPPEKRAILQHAAHTYISVAELSALLHLPLGVVRILVADLADAKFIRVHTSTPVEVHTGQSPALSLSVLESVLNGISAL
- a CDS encoding alpha/beta fold hydrolase, whose protein sequence is MSTNPQTSLTADARTSPLHTVTRGEGAPVLLVHGFGVDHRLLTSLDGTFAEAGRRRVYVDLPGMGLSPAGPEITGSDAVVDAVAGAAQRAFGDEPFALVGSSFGGMVARALAHRLREQVTGLALLAPLVVAGAGRSGLPLKTTLVEDPDLLASLDPEDAADYAEMAVIQSPEGWARFWAHALPGIRRADQAAMDRIRAGYELTAEPEQGAAPWTRPTLIVSGRQDHVVGYADVVGILEHYPRATWVVLDEAGHNVHLDQPELVAALLAEWLERVGR